A region of the uncultured Bacteroides sp. genome:
ATTGAAGGACTTAAAGCGTGTATCGGGTGAAACATCTGAGATATACTCTTATCAGAGTGCAAAGATTAAGAACAGCTCGTTGAATAAAGGCATTGTTTTTTATGAGATCGCAATAAATAAATTCCTCGGGAACTCTATTATAAAGAGACTGGAAGGAGTTAACTTCCAGAGCAGTGAAGAAATACGCGCCCGCCTCAAGCCTGATACGGAGATTGGTGTAGGAGAGTGGGTAGATATTTCCGGATTAATTACTCCTAAAAGTGAAATTGATAAACTGCTGGATGGGATTGAGGGCGGATGCATTAACCGTTTAGATGATATTAATAGCAGTTTTGAGGCAATGCACAATAAATATTATACTTATGAATGGACATGGGCATACCACAAAATTCAGGAATTCTACAAATTGAACCCTGATGAAATAACGGTAAAAGACATCATTCATATTGTGAATATATGGAAAAAATCTGTTGTAGGGCTCGACGAAATGGTTTATGCTGACGCAAAGAAAGAGTTCTCTCTATCTTCAATGACAGGTTTTGGAGCCGACGGAACCCGTGCCGAAAAGGAACAGGACTTTGAACAAGTGCGCGGTGATTTTGAAAGCAATCCATTTGTTACGGCGGTGACGAAGCATATTGATGATAAAACAGCTTTGGGTGATGAGTTGATAAACAGAATCAGCCAGTTGGCATAGGGATATAACCTCATAATATTAGCCCCGTTACCTTTTAGCAATGAATGATTTGTTACAGGATAGCGGGGCTGTTATTTTATGGCAATATCATTCTTTTATTTCAGTTAAGAAGAATTATCCTTTTATCAATTAACAAAGAGGAGTTTTATTAGTATATTTGCGGTCCCAATTTTACTTAAAATATTAAAGATATGGCAACACCCCCGTTTAAGTATCAGGCTCCGTTCCCAATGGGAAAAGATGAGACTGAGTATTATTTGCTTACCAAAGAACATGTTTCAGTAAGTGAGTTTGAAGGAAAAGAAATCCTTAAGGTAGATGCAGAAGGATTAACCATGATGGCTAATGCAGCTTTCCGCGATGTAGCTTTTATGCTTCGCCCTGAGCACCAGAAACAAGTGGCTAAGATTCTTTCTGATCCTGAAGCAAGTGAAAATGATAAGTTTGTGGCTTTGACTTTCCTTCGCAATGCAGAAGTTTCTGCAAAGGGAAAACTTCCTTTCTGTCAGGATACCGGTACTGCAATCATTGTTGGTAAAAAAGGCCAGCAGGTTTGGACCGACGGATGTGATGAAGAAGCGCTTTCAAAAGGTGTATATAAAACCTATACAGAAGAAAATCTCCGTTACTCGCAGAATGTTCCTTTAGATATGTATAATGAGATCAATACAGGATGTAACCTTCCTGCTCAGATTGATCTTTATGCTATTCAGGGAGCCGAATATAAATTCCTTTGCATCTCCAAAGGTGGTGGTTCTGCCAATAAGACTTATCTATATCAGGAAACAAAAGCTTTGCTTAATCCAGGTAAATTAGTTCCATTCTTAGTTGAAAAGATGAAGACTCTTGGTACTGCTGCTTGTCCTCCTTATCACATTGCTTTCTGTATTGGTGGTACATCTGCTGAAACAAATCTGAAAACAGTGAAACTTGCTTCTGCCAAATATTACGATAATCTTCCAACTTCAGGCAATGAAGGCGGACAAGCGTTCCGTGACATTGAACTGGAAAAAGAAGTATTGCTCGAAGCTCAACGCATGGGCCTGGGTGCTCAGTTTGGTGGTAAATACTTTGCTCATGATATCCGTATTATCCGTATGCCTCGCCACGGTGCTTCTTGCCCGGTAGGTATGGGTGTTTCCTGCTCTGCAGACAGAAACATCAAGGCTAAGATTAACAAAGACGGAATCTGGATTGAGAAGATGGAAGATAATCCAGGTCAATATATTCCTGAAGAACTGCGTAACGCAGGCGAAGGTGATGCTGTGAAGATTAACCTGAACCAACCAATGGCAGATATCCTGAAGGAACTTGATAAATATCCTGTTTCTACCCGCTTGTCTTTGAACGGAACAATCATTGTAGGTCGTGACATTGCTCATGCAAAACTGAACGAACGTATTGAAGCAGGTTTAGGTCTTCCTCAGTATATCAAGGATCATCCTATCTACTATGCTGGACCGGCAAAAACTCCTGCAGGAATGCCTTCCGGTTCTTTCGGACCAACTACTGCTGGACGTATGGACTCTTATGTTGACCTGTTCCAGGAGAATGGCGGAAGCATGATTATGATTGCAAAGGGTAACCGTAGCCAGCAAGTAACAGATGCTTGTCAGAAGCATGGTGGATTCTACTTGGGTAGTATCGGTGGCCCTGCAGCTATCCTTGCTCAGAATAACATCAAAAAAGTAGAGTGTCTTGAATATCCTGAATTGGGTATGGAAGCTATCTGGAAGATTGAAGTGGAAAACTTCCCTGCATTTATCTTGGTCGATAATAAGGGTAACGATTTCTTCAAACAAATCAAACCAATTTGTGTAGGTGGATGTAAGTAATTACAGAGATTAATAAATAAAAAAGCCTCGGCGTTCAATCCTGAATAGCCGGGGCTTTTTATGTTTAGTTTATTGTTTAGAACTTATATCCTATTCCAACTGATAAGTCCAGTGTTTTTCCCTTTCCGTAAATATCAAAGTCTTGAATGCCTTGTTTGTAGTTAATTGAATAAATTAAATGATTCATTTCATAGTCTATTCCGGCCTTTATACCATAATCTACTCGCTCTACACCAGATTGAAATGTGTTTTCCTTAATACTTCCATATTTTGTTTTGCCAAATAAACCTATAGAGGCATATGGACCGAG
Encoded here:
- a CDS encoding fumarate hydratase, coding for MATPPFKYQAPFPMGKDETEYYLLTKEHVSVSEFEGKEILKVDAEGLTMMANAAFRDVAFMLRPEHQKQVAKILSDPEASENDKFVALTFLRNAEVSAKGKLPFCQDTGTAIIVGKKGQQVWTDGCDEEALSKGVYKTYTEENLRYSQNVPLDMYNEINTGCNLPAQIDLYAIQGAEYKFLCISKGGGSANKTYLYQETKALLNPGKLVPFLVEKMKTLGTAACPPYHIAFCIGGTSAETNLKTVKLASAKYYDNLPTSGNEGGQAFRDIELEKEVLLEAQRMGLGAQFGGKYFAHDIRIIRMPRHGASCPVGMGVSCSADRNIKAKINKDGIWIEKMEDNPGQYIPEELRNAGEGDAVKINLNQPMADILKELDKYPVSTRLSLNGTIIVGRDIAHAKLNERIEAGLGLPQYIKDHPIYYAGPAKTPAGMPSGSFGPTTAGRMDSYVDLFQENGGSMIMIAKGNRSQQVTDACQKHGGFYLGSIGGPAAILAQNNIKKVECLEYPELGMEAIWKIEVENFPAFILVDNKGNDFFKQIKPICVGGCK